From Roseburia hominis, the proteins below share one genomic window:
- a CDS encoding DUF3021 domain-containing protein: protein MRRKGRPRNRFWKYLSLEIAIEYKACLYTFCILVFYCAYRLLNGVFEAQILHLCEMFVSAYVIGYFQVYVLGNFDESDKLGGKECACIAVCTLLYAGVSVFFKWFDRNLYVTAGFCGFLVLCYLCVLVINRLKRAIDTENLNSMLVRFKQGERERLAEERREDEDGKYSD, encoded by the coding sequence ATGAGGAGGAAAGGTAGGCCCCGAAACAGGTTCTGGAAATATTTGTCTCTGGAGATTGCAATAGAATATAAGGCGTGTCTGTATACTTTTTGTATCCTGGTATTTTACTGCGCATATCGGCTGTTAAACGGCGTGTTCGAGGCGCAGATCCTGCACCTTTGTGAAATGTTCGTATCGGCATATGTGATAGGCTATTTTCAAGTATATGTGCTTGGAAATTTTGATGAATCGGATAAGCTGGGAGGAAAGGAGTGTGCATGTATTGCTGTCTGTACACTGCTGTATGCAGGGGTGTCCGTATTTTTCAAATGGTTTGACCGGAATTTGTATGTGACGGCAGGCTTTTGTGGATTTTTGGTCTTATGTTATTTGTGTGTGCTAGTTATTAACAGGTTGAAACGGGCTATTGATACCGAGAATTTGAACAGTATGCTTGTAAGGTTTAAGCAAGGGGAGAGGGAACGGCTGGCCGAGGAAAGGAGAGAAGATGAAGACGGAAAATACAGTGATTGA
- a CDS encoding LytTR family DNA-binding domain-containing protein produces the protein MKLRLIRISEGEEEIVIRYREMNSHLQSIVALARGAEPKIRAVWEGREIFLLPEEVYYFENVDGVTYAYLVDKVVRVGESLREITLTYEDRGFFRCSKSMVLNIHRISYLKSEPGNRIRATMENKEQVMISRKYAKELRKVLKGGADEEER, from the coding sequence ATGAAGTTGAGATTGATTCGCATTTCAGAAGGAGAAGAGGAAATCGTGATCCGCTATCGGGAAATGAACAGCCATCTCCAGTCGATTGTAGCATTGGCGCGGGGAGCAGAGCCGAAAATCAGGGCCGTATGGGAAGGTCGGGAGATTTTTCTTTTGCCGGAAGAGGTGTATTATTTTGAAAATGTGGACGGCGTTACCTATGCATATCTGGTCGACAAGGTGGTGCGGGTAGGAGAAAGCCTTAGAGAAATTACTCTGACCTATGAAGACAGGGGATTTTTCCGGTGCTCAAAATCTATGGTGCTGAATATCCACAGGATCAGCTACCTGAAAAGCGAGCCGGGCAATCGAATCCGTGCGACCATGGAAAACAAAGAACAGGTGATGATTTCAAGAAAATATGCCAAAGAGCTGAGAAAGGTTCTGAAAGGAGGAGCAGATGAGGAGGAAAGGTAG
- the purD gene encoding phosphoribosylamine--glycine ligase — translation MKVLIVGGGGREHAIAYCVAKSSKVEKMYCAPGNAGIAEFAECVPIGAMEFEKLVAFAKENEIDLAIVGMDDPLVGGLVDKFEAAGIRAFGPRKNAAILEGSKAFSKDLMKKYDIPTAAYENFENAEEALAYLETAKFPIVLKADGLALGKGVLICNTLEEAKEGVQTIMLDKKFGDSGNTMVVEEFMTGREVSVLSFVDGKTIKTMTSAQDHKRAKDGDQGLNTGGMGTFSPSPFYTDEVDAFCKKYIYQKTVDAMRGEGREFKGIIFFGLMLTPDGPKVLEYNARFGDPEAQVVLPRMKNDLIDVIEACIDGTLDQVDLEFEDNAAVCVVLASDGYPLSYEKGLPISGLDEFKKHDGYYCFHAGTKFDGDTIVTNGGRVLGITAKGSDLKEARANAYKATEWVEFANKYMRHDIGKAIDEA, via the coding sequence ATGAAGGTATTGATCGTAGGCGGTGGCGGAAGAGAGCACGCAATCGCATATTGTGTGGCAAAGAGCAGCAAGGTGGAAAAGATGTACTGTGCACCGGGAAACGCAGGAATCGCAGAATTTGCAGAGTGCGTTCCGATTGGCGCGATGGAATTTGAAAAGCTGGTTGCTTTTGCGAAAGAAAATGAGATTGACCTGGCAATCGTGGGAATGGACGACCCGCTGGTAGGCGGACTGGTAGATAAGTTTGAGGCGGCGGGAATCCGTGCGTTTGGACCGAGAAAGAATGCGGCGATTCTGGAGGGAAGTAAAGCATTTTCCAAGGATCTGATGAAAAAATACGATATCCCGACTGCGGCCTATGAGAACTTTGAAAATGCCGAAGAGGCCCTTGCTTATCTGGAAACAGCAAAATTCCCGATTGTGCTTAAGGCGGACGGCCTGGCTCTGGGAAAAGGCGTGCTGATCTGCAATACTCTGGAAGAGGCAAAAGAGGGCGTGCAGACGATCATGCTTGATAAAAAATTCGGCGATTCCGGAAATACCATGGTCGTAGAAGAGTTTATGACCGGACGTGAGGTTTCCGTACTTTCATTCGTTGATGGAAAGACGATAAAGACCATGACCAGCGCACAGGATCACAAACGTGCGAAAGATGGCGATCAGGGACTTAACACCGGCGGAATGGGAACATTTTCACCGAGCCCGTTCTATACCGACGAAGTAGATGCGTTTTGTAAGAAATATATTTACCAGAAGACCGTAGATGCGATGCGAGGAGAGGGCAGAGAGTTCAAGGGAATCATTTTCTTCGGACTGATGCTGACGCCGGACGGACCGAAGGTTCTGGAGTACAATGCCAGATTTGGCGATCCGGAAGCGCAGGTCGTTCTGCCGAGAATGAAGAATGATCTGATCGATGTGATTGAGGCATGTATCGACGGAACCCTGGATCAGGTGGACTTAGAGTTCGAGGACAATGCGGCTGTCTGCGTCGTGCTGGCGTCCGACGGATATCCGCTTTCTTATGAGAAGGGACTTCCAATCAGCGGACTTGACGAGTTCAAAAAGCATGACGGATACTATTGTTTCCATGCCGGAACCAAATTCGACGGCGATACGATCGTGACAAATGGCGGACGTGTGCTTGGAATTACGGCAAAGGGAAGTGATCTTAAGGAGGCGCGTGCGAATGCGTACAAGGCTACCGAATGGGTAGAGTTCGCAAATAAATATATGCGTCACGATATCGGAAAGGCGATCGACGAGGCGTAG